The genomic interval GGTGATTCACTTTCAAATTAGAATTGGAATCAAGTGAGAACAGCTTGGAATTGGGAGAATTAATCAAAGGTATGTAACTTGAAACTCACTTCTGAAAAATGTGTTTTAGCatgcttttaaaactcaaattaaatataattagagtgcttattgattctgttttcttccgttgcatgttgctcatcctatcaattggtatcagagtatgatttaagcactcaattagcgttaatttgagtttggtgggtgaatttctaagaTTGCATGTTTTGTGGACTAATATGGTGTTTTTTCAgatttggcattagatttctctttgattcctgaattaaatttgtaattggctcttgtttgatgagcttatatgtgtgatctagagtctgtaatttatttggagtaaTTAGAGTcaaaattaagttgtaatttggagattgaagcaagcaaggtcgAGGAGCAAAAATTGGAGAGCAGCTTTCTACCCAGGCAGAGTTGCAACGCTGCTCTTTGggcgttgcaatgttgttctTGTTTCACCCTGCAGCATTGTAACGCTGAGGTGAGAGCGCTACAACACTACTCACCCCAGCCCAGCTTCCAAGTGCGCGTTCAAGGCAGTTCACGTGGGAAACTTCCGATTCCACCGGTTTACTTCCCATTCGGTCCGGTTCAACCCTTCTTGGACCGGTTCAACACTTTTAGAAGTTTTGGAGGTCCAGTTCGGGTCAGTTCGAGCGATTTTACACCAAATTTGAGGTGTTTTTGTACctaatttgtaataaattagttattttctgcttgcttaggatgccaaagtggAACCTTATcagtattttttaaataattatgcatgtgatgtacgttgtatttaaatttaaacatgtttgtgcatatagtatgccatttagatttaaaatcccaccataagaagcatgttacatgcattatatatatgttataaattgttatagtttatagtatgcatgtttagggtttcttttatttaatataaatgttatattaaatattgaatgcctttgatatatgttatggatgcaaagcaTGTCTATTTTATAAGttcttataaaattgaattagacattaaaatctataacaaagataagttgcatgctcatgtaggttaaaacacttgttttaatagttaaaataggtcgctatcttataaatcatagttacaaactcaactggtatataatcatatctaaggctagaggtttttaagttgacggtctatgaaacacctcctacctggggattatggccgaagaATTCAACATAGTTAACCGGTTTTATAAGTGTACGTGAGCGATCTGAGGTAATAAAACGATTTATTacgacatcgtaggttaaaatccatttataagcattatacttagataaaccacatagacgtAGGATTGTTTAATTAGTTGAAATAAAACtgagtataaatatacccaaataaatagtagaacacttcagtgggagtttaataacttatatgataaagttattaaaacacttgagtgggagattaataacatacacgatacgttatttttagctctcacgtccctaagaggaTTCAGCGTGTCACCCTGAGAGTAACCTCTATTCAGAAAGTATTTGCGTAAATCAAGATTCAgatgaataaggggaagtcgttcaaataaaaatcaaatatatgatatattgatttcaactttcacgtccctaaaaagttcacaccctgagattcatatgacgcttcgtgtcaccctgggagttacttccattcggaaagtgtttgtatgagtcaatatcaaggtgaatggggaaagtagttcatagtaagtgggtgaaagatatGGTCAACgtatcctgcggtctcttccgttagtttggactgtgagattcctatgttatgtctgctggttagctttaggcgacccttgctagtcatttaacgacggctatcccctcggagggttgtaacataggattcggaacaatcaaactccagaaatgaataggatttcttaggtccattcccaaccttgactctccaattcggtagcatcattGGGGCTGACCTCTAAAGTCTGAAAACGGAGGGTtgcacttacagaattactaaagtgttagtaatttatgactgaaaacggtaactaacgattataggaataaaatttattctagagatagtgtttagtcaagaatgtcttgctttagtgaaggagtatttgactgccctcggtagcacttattttgactcactatagtatcgttccaaataaataatggctataggtattttattactttttgctaaaacttgattttgggtTTAGTTGCAATTtttctaattagaatttgtttaaaattttcagcatatcaaattcttctaaaatactAGCTTCCGAATTAGTTAACAGTAAAAACAAATCAACATGCAAATTACTAGCAATTGATGATTCAAAACAAGGTTTAATAGAGAATTGTTCTCTATCTCCAaactcatctaaagttttgaactatATAGATCAGAATGCGAAATTCAAACACCAAGATAAATACGATTTATTTGTCATcgaaacatgcttagtggaaaacAATCgaacctggataatagattcaagtGCTGCTAATCATATCTACTTTCtctcaggaaacaagttcctggagatagTTTACAGAAGGTGAagcaatctttaaggtagggaccaagaaggttgtttcagctaaagcagtgggagatatgaagttatttataggagataaatacattaaaaatgtttattacattccttctatgaataGGAATCTAATAtttgtctcttgtttgctaaattataaagtttctttagaaaatgatgaagtgttcattacttcagaaatatcaaaattgttccgcaaaattagaaaataacttgtacttgTTAAAATCGACTGAGGTAAAGGTTGTTttaaacatagagatgtttaaaacagctgaaactcaaaataagaaaagatatttttttccaaatgcctttggcacttgagacttagtcacataaatctcaacaggattgagagattggttaagaacggtcatctaagtCAGTTaaaagacagttcattaccgccgtgtgaatcttgtcttaggggtaaaatgactaaaagatctttttctgaaaaaggtcttagagccaaagaacccttagagctggtacattcagacctttgtggtcctatgaatgttagagctagaggagggtatgaatatttcatcagcttcgtTGATGACTTTTCAAGGTATGGGCATTTTtatctaatgcatcataagttcaAAACAtctgaaaagttcaaagaatataaggctgaggttgagaaccaattaggtaaaaagcttAAAACACTTCGACCAGATCGAGGtgatgagtatatggacatggaattccaggactatttgatagaacatggaatccagtctCAACTCATAGCCTCTGGCacatctcaacaaaatggtgtggcaaaaaggagaaatagaaccttgttggacaaggttcgttccatgatgagttatgctcagttaccaaattcttttcaGGGATACGCAATTGAAACTTCagtatatatattgaacatggttccctcaaaaagtttTTATGAAATACCTTACGAGCTCTAGAGATGACGTAAAggaagtttacatcacttcaggatCTAGGGATGTCCAGCatacgtgttggtgcaaaattctAAGGAGTTAAAACATTGTTCAaaggtatgcctatttgtaggctaccctaaagagACGAAAGGTgattacttttatgatcctcaggaagataagatatttgtatcgacaaatgcaactttcctgaaggaggaccacataaagaatcatcaatcTCGCAGTAGgttagtaatagaagaaataactagagaaacgacaaatccatcaacaaaagttgttgataaaGCAGATCCATCAACAAAAGTAGTTGATGAAActagtacttcacatccttctcaagagttgagaatgtcgCGACGTAGTGGGAGAATTGTGCAACAACCTAAccgatacatgggtttaactgaatctcaagtcatcatactagatgatggcttagaggatccattaactttcaaacaagcaatggatgATGTGAATAAAgatcaatggattaaagccatgaaccttgaaatggagtctatgtactttaatttagtctaggatcttatagatcaatcTGAAAGgttaaaacccatcggttgcaaatgaatctacaagagaaaataagaCCAAGCTgctaaggtacagacctaccaagctagacttgtggcaaaagggtctacccaaagagagagggtagactatgaagaaaccttctcttcggttgccatgataaagtcaattagaatactcttatccatagctGCATTTTATGACTAAataatatggcaaatggatgtcaagacagcctttctaaatgactatcttgaagagagtataaatatgattcaaccagaagggtttatagaacagggtcaagagcaaaaagtttgcaagcttaatcgatccatttatgggttgaaacaagcatctcgatcctggaatataaggtttggcactgtgatcaaatcttatggctttgaatagagtGCGTTAAGGTAGGAACTAGATCACAAACGTGCTATTCCTTTGAGGCCTACATCTTTTTGGTTGTTCCTGTACCACTCATTGTGGAAGATCCCTCCATATATGCAACTACTAGCGGCCGATGTCGATTCGTATGGCAATGCGGACTCGACTCAAGATGAGGATTCCGCTTTCCATAATGCTACTATGAGCAGAAAGAGCAGGTAAGCTATCTCGCTAAACGAAaggaatgttgacgaaccttgtgtttacaagaaaatcgttaacaaaactgttgctttttttatattgtatgttgatgatattctactcataggaaatAAAGCAGATTTTCTAGTTGACATTAAGATATGGCTTGCTatgcaatttcaaatgaaagattttaagAGAAGCACGGTATGTTCTTAGGATCCAAATAATTCAGAACCGCAAGAATAgaactttagcattatctcaagtaTCTTATATGGACAAGATATTGTTtagatataaaatgaaaaattccaagaaaggaatattgcctttcagacatgtaattcatctgtctaaggaataAGGTTCTAAGACACTTCCAGAGGTTGAGGTAATGAAataaattccatatgcatcagtagtaaggagtttaatgtatgccatgttatgtactcgtcccgacataTGATATGCAGTTGGGATAGTCAACAGGttttagtccaatcctggatatgatcattggattaccgttaaaaacatcctcaaatatcttaggagaacgaggaattatatgcttgtgtatggtgctaaagatatgatccttactagatacactaattctgactTCCAGACTGATAtagattcaagaaaatcaactttggggtcagtattcactctgaatggaggagcagtagtgtggagaagttatcaagcaaagttgtattgttgactccacaacggaagctgagtatgtagctgcaagtgaaacAGCGAAAGAAGCAGTATGACTCAAGAAGTTTCtaactgatttggaagtggtttcaaatatgcacctgtcagtcaccctatattgtgataatagtggagcgattgcaaattcaaaggatcCTCGAATCTATAAATGTGGAAAGCACATtgagagaaagtaccatctcatcagggagattgtacacataAGAGACAtgattgtcacgcagatagTCTCGCAAGACAACTCAgctgattcatttacaaaggccctctcgactaaagtgttcaagggtcacctagtaggactaggtctacgataTACTTACaactagagcaagtgggagaaatcaTGGGTATCTGTTGCCCtcgtttattgtatttattcttttatagtTATTCTCTCATTGTAActtaacattatatatatttgtatatattaatccactgaagttttagtccaagtgggagtattgttgggttgtatgtcctaaaactcgcagtttgtaaagttaaatatattctattatcaataaagatgttatttaacatttcttcaataaagttgttattgaatccaTAAATTGCactataaagactaaatccaataaactaaaatccatgactattacatgagtacttgaactttatgtagaaacaaaaagatggatcaagtttgagtaaatagccaaaatggtctatagtatatgaataaggttaggtgacttattctggtaacactagtGGATGCGGcacactctgtagttgttacaatttgttgtaaatatGCTACAAACGAattgatcctgattcgttcacgtattgacatgaagagtgggggcgtcctatgcaatgagtttgtgtaagattggaccaagaaataagtcactcttactttataacgctattaatagtttaagactgactattttgcttagatgacctaggtaactcgatcttaatcttgagctaactatgaactcttgtttattcatgattattcttagattttcataggtgggGGTTGGCTCAaaagcgccgactcaataagccttctatttcaagggtaagaccggatagataactgaggacatagggtgcaagatgaaattcacaccTAACTGACTTAGGGATAAAagaaaagttgttctcttaagtactgaattcaggtcttgaacaaggggtccacCCTTTCAGTGGCCCGAaagggatccggtttagtgatttgatcacaaaccaattgttcattagaggatcagtggaacttaaggagcaagacgtaatatcgggggtaaaacaacatattgacccaaccgttattacgaataacctataAAGGGTCGaattactgattatggttaaatcaagtggacacaaatatatctacagtgaggagagtgcaactatcgagctatagtggtgtgactcgatagttaacgaatactgattaatttggtctaaagagttttagccaattaattttaaatcgttggagctcatgatctataggtctataattCTCCCTTGCTAGCTCGTAAAAcgtgaacaccttgaattaataaattgagtaaatttggaataatatcaatttgaattgtttaaattgaaattgaaaatgttcaaattgaaattagggtttgaatttgaatagttcaaattcaaattagtgtttgtacaattatattccatataattaatcaatgtttaatttattgaaattaaacgaaattggagaatttaataatatttaaatattgatttaaatattaattacatgaatcaaTTAGGTGTgattaattcaatatttgatattaaattgttatttaattaattagatgtttaattaatttcaaattttgattcaatttgagaaatttaatttttgaaattttggatttaattaattttttgaattagttaaattagatttttttttttttttgaattaactaaaattggatttaaaaattggaaattcAAGTTAGAGGGAATTTCCCACAAATTCATTGAGTAGGAGGTATTCTCCTCTTAATTACACACCTAGCcacttaaatcatgcaattggAGCTGGCATAAACTTAGTTCTATTGTGCTTGCATGGAGTGAGTTaataaaactcttcaatttgagTTTTTGTAGAGGAAATTTGACAGAAAAAAGGGTTTTCTGCtgaacttcatcttcttccttaaaACCCAttttcccttcacaaattcactctaaTTGGAGTTTCACcattcaaattcaaggctgGGGATAGTAGATAAGATCTCTTGGTGATTCACTTTCAAATTAGAACTGGAATTAAGTGAGAACAGCTTGGAATTGGGAGAATTAATCAAAGGTATGTAACTTGAAACTCACTTATGAAAAATGTGTTTTAGTAtgtttttaaaactcaaattaaatgcaaTTAGAGTGCTTGATTCTATTTGCTTTCGTTGCATCTTGTTTATCCTATCATGAAATTCAttcattaaaaattgaatttcaaataataTCATGAATAATGGTAAATAAGAAATCAACAagtaaaattcttataaatagaaaaatccaaaaaaaaaacttacactttatagtaaaaaattccaaaagtattggaactttttactataaagtgtaaatatttttaaatattttttatatttaaaaaggcccCAATAAACAATGTAGATAGAACAACCAATAACTAAATTAGAGACAAACAATGGTAAATTATTTCATTCAAGGAAGAAGAATTAAAAGCTAGAGGCCAACAATAGAGACAGTAGAAACCAAAAGATACAAAGAAGTTCATggtattttgaaataaaacacaGGATAAGAAAATATCGAGGAGAAGAGAAATGAATTACCAATTGCATTAAGTAAGTAGATGGAATGGGTTTGACCTAAAGTTGAAGTGAAGTGagacacacatatatatagttGGGTAAACTATTGGCCCATGAAAATTTTTAAGTGAGAtccatatataaataaaagtcaATGATTTGACAAAAGCCTACCCAATAAACAGTAACTAACAATCACTAACTAATAACCACTGTCCAtaagtaaacaataaactatccTAAAAAGGATATGACAATGATGAATACAATAAACAGTACCTAACAACCACTGTCAATCACTGTACAAAAAATCATCCTAAAAACAGAGGATATGCTAATGATGAATATAGTAAACAGTATCTAACAACCACTGTCAATCAATATACAACAAACAATGGTCAAATAGAGGCCAAAAATTACAAAATGGACAATTAATGGATAAAAAGAGACTAAAATGAGTGAATAATGGACAAATAGATACCAAAATTTATGGAAATGGCCAACCAATGGACAAACAAAGGCCAAAAGTGATAAACAATCAACCGATAGTAATCAAAATGGATAACTAATGGATACTACACAGAGAAAATTCATCCTTCTTCATCAGTACAATGAAAATAACCTAATCAAGATCACCAAAATTCATCAAATACACTATAGAGAATACAGTGAAAATAACCTaatcaaaattaccaaaattcatcaaattcatCAAATAACCTAATCAAAAATACCATAATCCATCGAATACCCTATAGAACCAACCCAATAATACTCAGCAGCCTAAAACGTatgtttctctattttttttttataatttagaaaatggaCAAATAATGAACAAACAGATATGATAATAACAAGACAATGAACATGAAATGAAATTCAAAGCATAATTTTGAAGCAAAACAATTTAGACCAAAACAATGAACATGAAACAAAATGATGGACAACAGTGGACAAATATAGAgcataatttataaaattttgagctaaaattaatttttttttttaaaaaaaaaaaaaaactcattatcggctgggaaaaggaaaaagaagattacCTTCGACCTCCCCCTACCAAACTCCAGAAATCATCCTTCACACCCACCACTCTCCAAACGATAACCTTTACCCCCACCAAGCACAATCGTCCCTCAACCAAACAAATTAGGACATGTTTCGACAGAGTGAGAAGATCGAATAAAGCAGAAAAGGAAATCAAAGATTTGGAGCGGTGAGAGAGAGATCGTTTGGAGCGGCAAGGGGAAGAGACACGAATCCAGATTTGTAGATTTATAGATTTGTGAAGGGTATAGAGAAAAGCATGTAAGAAGAGTACCACCACAAACATAGATGTATAGATCTGTGAAgggctatatttataaatctaagGATCCAGATCTGGTTTCGACGGCGATGGAACTGAAGGAGATAAAGAAACACGAAATCAGATTTGAAAATGACATCGAAATCATATTTGAAGACGGAGAAGTAAAGAGAGAAAGGAAGAACATCATTGATCTGAACATCTCGTTCGATTGGACAATAAAGGAGACAGAAAAGATGAGGAAGAAGAGATGAGATGATGCAAATAGTGAAACAACAGAAATTGTAGGGTTGGGAATGGTGTTCCTTAGGGTTAATTTTGAAGATAACATTGGAGTTCCAACTAAAAATAGTTGGAGTCCCAAACGTGGAGTGGGCTACCACCCAACTCCATTCTTAGGCCCAAAAAGGCCCTTAGTTATTAAACTTTaacttgtaatgatttagtacaagtattttaaaatttgcaatAATTTAGTTCCTATCCCTATACTctaataagaatcaatttagtCACTGTACTTtacaatttgtaacaatttagttcccatcacaaaaaaaatattattaagatttaatgagatttattacatattgataaaatgattaagggtcaatttttttttatataaaaattataaagactAAGTCATTGTATAATCAAAATTGACAATTgagtttgataattttttttatactaaattattaaaaatttgaaagtatagggaTTTAATTGTTACCTATTAAAATTCAAGACCTAAATtactacaaatttaaaagtacaaagactaaattgtttcACATCAAAGCACCTAACAGAATCTTTACTTTTAACAAAATtcataaaccaaaaaaaaaatttacctaaaaaaaaagtttgaaactaATTGGGGCAATTTTGACAaagaaataacataaaataaaagggcatcactatagatatatatgtatgtatgtatatgtatatgtccAACAAACTGTGAATTGGGCCACTTTCTTACCCGAAATCAAGCCCAATATTGTATTGGGCATTAAAACGGGGCCATGAAAGTTGAAACACGGCCCATTTGATTCAATCAGAATCCGTTGCCGCCCTTCTCTagttttgaactttcaaattttcattcgTTCTCGCTCCCGTTTCCACGACATCTAGATTTGCAGAAAGATCAGCGTTAATTCAACTCAAACTTTCTACGTTTCTTGCAATTAATGGATCCTAAACTCACCCAGATTCCAGGTATTGTTCGCTTTCCCTTTTTCCATCATTCATTTCCACTGAATTTCGTTACTGATTTCTCTCAATCTTGCTTCAAATCGGCAGCGAAACCCGTTTTCTCTAAACCTAAAGTCACCCGAAAGCCATCCTCTGAAGCACCCCAAATCACCGCCCATCAACCTTCGATTCCCAGGTACTACTACACTGTGTTATTCTCAATTTCATTCTGAGTCATATTCTTCTGTACTTGGGTTTGAATCTTGTTATTACAATTAGGCAGAAACGAGTTTTTGGAACTGTTAGGAGCTCAAACATACCGATTAAACCAGTAGTAAATGAAAAGCCCTTAACTAAGCCCTTAATTGGGGCTGTTAAGAAACAACCCAAGTCCCGATCAGCTCAAATATCGGTCAATGCTGTTGCTGATCAGAAGGTTAATGAGAAATTGAATCCGAGGCCGAATAAGAAGAGCCCTAGCATCAAACAGCAAGTTACGGAAACGGCTCTTAAGGATCTGCGTGTTGGGAACGACGTCGTAGAGCCTCAGACGCCGATGGCAAGGCCTCGTTTGTTGAAATTGAAGAACGCTGGCACGCCTTACCATACGGCGGAGAAATGTAGTAATTGCCGTTTTGACAAGATGGAGACCTCGTCGTATTGGGTTGCTCAGATCAAATTGGCTGAGTCCGTTGGGAAGCATTTTGTGTCTGCTGATTTCTTTCGCCTTGCATATGTTTGCAATGCCGAGGTAATGTAAATCACACTTTTGAGCTTCTCATTTTTCCTTTGATCATATCTGGTAGTGCTTTTTATGATGAGTAAGGTTAGTAAAAGTAGTTTGACTGGAACCATTTTAGTAAAAAGTGGTTTACTACTCGCTTTGAAGTGATGATGAGGGAATCAATGCGAGGgtttgacaaaatattagaagagcggttatcacatatttaaaagtttaaaaaattgatgGGTTTCGAGCACTATAAAAAGGAATTTATGTCTTTGATTTCAAATCATCCCAATTTGAAATAAAGCTTGGTATATAGTTCCTCTGTATGGGTGGTATAATGTTCTGAGAGGTGCTCTTATAATTAGGGTCAAAGAGGGATTTTTATatgattgtaataatttttcacaCAGTAAAACGTACGTGGTTTTCTCAATTTGGAGTTTTTCTATATTAATTTGTgtgtttttagatttattgCTTCT from Benincasa hispida cultivar B227 chromosome 10, ASM972705v1, whole genome shotgun sequence carries:
- the LOC120087872 gene encoding uncharacterized protein LOC120087872, translating into MDPKLTQIPAKPVFSKPKVTRKPSSEAPQITAHQPSIPRQKRVFGTVRSSNIPIKPVVNEKPLTKPLIGAVKKQPKSRSAQISVNAVADQKVNEKLNPRPNKKSPSIKQQVTETALKDLRVGNDVVEPQTPMARPRLLKLKNAGTPYHTAEKCSNCRFDKMETSSYWVAQIKLAESVGKHFVSADFFRLAYVCNAEPIRNLKVELKRYLTRHEHLSMNTEWKDVSLSYGFIQNDSNGASPQNPSTEICGSEINKDHETGTIESGTPKISSSKLVKDEIVGTNVGELGTETNQRWPNSLSMEQPGQIHQS